A single Branchiostoma floridae strain S238N-H82 chromosome 11, Bfl_VNyyK, whole genome shotgun sequence DNA region contains:
- the LOC118425409 gene encoding probable E3 ubiquitin-protein ligase HECTD4, with amino-acid sequence MLTNINKGPDDKDKDSEIGRNLACDGCFLYTTNSEGRGLSKIGSGLHGTLRGFLYARNPSLDQGWVVWGGGRLVHRPANFDGKQKILLNILSPHTLQCVASVPAPEEYVSGAAITTLALTSDGVYFYWVWSPAVLSDKNARNPPVFMDTFRLQDQDGSIIAVPLGPRVTLQRKEGDTSKSLNEALLSRLRPYTRSTSAASLIALTGGNTTPTGGAREETSTASSCGLSLKLLRRTPIYTCGSTLVMLTAPPGSSSSSAARSLFGSGTSLSSLRVLATSLCFSTASGQYTNRCELVDAPTCSLARGAGVQGLGVCYDAVNNLIWTCSGDWVDQWHNPGNQAPHHVCRRLGIQADIQEPPQDNLVACPEVISQLMRHVGFSCCHQLTSDLLNTVLGKILLQQPNIDTRHLGCVCDILDSAVSTQDSRLTLCVLIVLQVIFKSFIFKNESEEEAALVKKTR; translated from the exons ATGCTGACCAACATCAACAAGGGGCCGGACGACAAGGATAAGG ACTCTGAGATCGGGCGAAACCTCGCCTGCGACGGCTGCTTCCTGTACACAACGAACTCAGAGGGGCGGGGACTGAGCAAGATCGGGTCTGGGCTTCACGGGACACTCAG AGGCTTCCTGTATGCCAGAAACCCCTCGCTGGACCAGGGCTGGGTGGTGTGGGG GGGCGGCCGACTGGTGCACCGACCGGCAAACTTCGACGGCAAACAGAAAATCCTGCTGAACATCCTCAGTCcgcacaccttacag TGTGTAGCGTCCGTTCCCGCGCCCGAAGAGTACGTCAGTGGCGCTGCCATCACGACTCTCGCCCTGACCAGCGACGGAGTCTACTTCTACTGGGTCTGGAGCCCCGCGGTGCTGTCCGACAAGAACGCACGCAACCCGCCGGTTTTCATGGACACCTTCAGactacag GACCAGGACGGGTCCATCATTGCCGTCCCGTTGGGGCCTCGCGTGACCCTGCAGAGGAAAGAAGGCGACACGTCCAAGTCGCTAAACGAGGCACTGCTGTCCCGCCTGCGGCCGTACACACGATCAACCTCTGCCGCTTCGCTCATCGCGCTGACGGGGGGGAACACCACGCCTACTGGCGGTGCCAGGGAGGAAACCTCca CTGCCAGCAGTTGTGGGCTGAGTCTGAAGCTGCTGCGCAGGACGCCTATCTACACCTGCGGCTCCACCCTGGTCATGCTCACGGCGCCCCCTGGCAGCAGCTCCAGTAGTGCAGCTAGATCCTTATTTGGCAGTGGCACCAGCCTGTCGTCGCTCAGAG TCCTGGCGACGAGTCTCTGCTTCAGCACGGCCAGCGGACAGTACACAAACCGGTGTGAACTGGTCGACGCTCCGACCTGTTCCCTCGCCCGGGGAGCCGGCGTACAGGGCCTCG GCGTCTGCTACGATGCTGTTAACAACCTGATCTGGACGTGTTCCGGCGACTGGGTGGACCAGTGGCACAACCCGGGCAACCAGGCTCCGCACCACGTGTGCAGGCGGTTGGGGATACAGGCGGACATACAGGAGCCGCCTCAGG ATAACCTTGTGGCGTGTCCAGAGGTCATCAGCCAGCTGATGCGGCACGTCGGGTTCAGCTGCTGCCAccagctgacctctgacctgctgaACACGGTGCTGGGGAAGATCCTGTTACAGCAGCCCAACATCGACACCCGACACCTCGGCTGTGTCTGCGACATCCTGGACAGCGCTGTCAGCACGCAGGACAGCAGGCTGACCTTGTGTGTGCTGATTGTCCTTCAG GTGATTTTCAAATCCTTCATCTTCAAGAATGAGTCTGAGGAAGAGGCAGCACTGGTGAAGAAAACCAGGTGA
- the LOC118425411 gene encoding uncharacterized protein LOC118425411, with protein MASSGPDNSQWLSVTEETLFLHDGLIRVTDLVELPQDVQAGNATATPDNGHEVVTFDSKSPAELCEKLLAVCGNQNNEYSLLLEYRLNALRGLWLAQRQLSGDGPTEQDGLNHEETLALLKKQGIWQPGEQVSFSSRVSLLLIFPLLKSQSRADPSLCCMTAELLLQCLRDCAPLSLTKEPSDCLNGLENLLCSWLEEREGGATGEGGASRSLQDVQQRENAAAALVALACAL; from the exons TGGTTGTCGGTTACCGAGGAGACCCTGTTCCTGCACGACGGGCTGATCAGGGTCACTGACCTGGTGGAGCTCCCGCAGGATGTCCAGGCCGGCAACGCCACCGCCACGCCCGACAACGGCCACGAGGTCGTGACCTTTGACTCCAAGAGCCCGGCGGAGCTGTGTGAGAAGCTGCTGGCGGTCTGCGGGAACCAG AACAACGAGTACTCCCTGCTGCTGGAGTACCGGCTGAACGCGCTGCGAGGCCTGTGGTTGGCTCAGAGGCAGCTGAGCGGGGACGGGCCGACCGAGCAGGACGGGCTCAACCACGAGGAAACGCTCGCACTGCTGAAGAAACAGGGAATATGGCAGCCTGGAGAACAG GTATCATTTTCGTCCCGTGTGAGCCTGCTGCTGATCTTCCCCCTGCTGAAGTCCCAGAGCCGAGCGGACCCGAGTCTGTGCTGCATGACTGCAGAGCTCCTGCTACAG TGTCTGCGTGACTGCGCGCCTCTCAGCCTGACCAAGGAGCCGTCCGACTGTCTGAACGGGCTGGAGAACCTGCTGTGCTCCTGGCTGGAGGAGCGGGAGGGGGGCGccacgggggaggggggcgcctcaAGGTCGTTACAGGACGTACAGCAGAGGGAGAACGCTGCCGCCGCGCTGGTGGCATTGGCTTGTGCACTGTGA